The following DNA comes from Brassica oleracea var. oleracea cultivar TO1000 chromosome C5, BOL, whole genome shotgun sequence.
TTACGAAAGAAAGTGCTGCACTCTGAATCTCACTTGCCTTATCGCCAGACTTAAAGGTCGTTTATAAGTAACAGACAGTTTTCTTGAATTGTGTTTGTAATTATACTACTTTATTTAATTGTTTGAATTTATCTTTTCTCTTCTCTAGGGACTAAGTCTACAGGAAATATGGGTCGTCATTTCCGCGACGATAGGGACTTGCCTGAGTGGCCTGATGATAAATGTAGTAGTCGATTTTTATATGAGGTGATGGAATCTGAGTGGGAAGAAAACGACTGGATTGGTCTATACTTGCAAGTTGCTATCGTTACCACGGATAGGCGAGACTACACATATAAAGTGTGTGTTTTTCTTTCGTTCTTTCTTTCTTTATATTGTTTTGTTTTGGGTATATAATATAAAATTAATCTGTTACGGTTGTTGCAGCCCAACCTGTCCGGTTTGAAGATTTTGAACGTGGTGGTAGAAACTGAGGAAAATCTGCCCAAAGAGACTCTACTCAAGTGTTTTCCAAGTGTCGTAGTCTACATAAGTTATGATCAGGACCTGGGAGGTGATAATGGGGTATGCAAACGTAGAGCCATCGTTCGAAGAACTGTGGATTTGATATCTAAATGCTTTTGTCTCGTTGGCGACACTCTACCGCTTCCCTAAGTTTACAACATGCTATTTGTTATGTGTTTTTTTTTTTCCTTCATATTTCAACAACCTTTCCTTTTCTGGGCGATTGCTTATTTGAGTGAAAATTAAATTTGAAAAATTCCATAGCGTAAACTTTTTTTAAGTTTTTGTCACAAAAATAGTATTCAATAAAAAAATGACAAAAATAAATTTTATTAAAGGGTAAAAATAACTAAATTATGTATTTTTACCCTAGGGTTAACTAATCTAAATTTAAGTTTTAAAGTTAAATGGTAGTATTTTGGATACAGAATTTTAAATTTTAAAAAATAAAAAATAAATATTAAAAATTTCAAAATAAAAAGAGACTATTTTGATCATTTTCTTTCTTGAATTTTATTTTTGTGATAAAAAACTTAAAAAAAAAATATTTGAGAAAATTGTCCATTACACTTAGTTTTAGATAATATAACTGTTGCTTGTTTTATTCATGGCCAAAGCTAAACCTTTTAACATTTCAAGTTCTTTTCTATACAACACAGCAAGGATTTCAAATATATAAATTTCCTTGCAAGTATTTTAGATTCTCTGTTCCTCATCATCACACTATCATCCGTAGACCTTGAGCACGAAGGCTGGAAAACCACTAGTGCCTTTGGACCCCTCCAAGAAGCCCCAGAAACTTCCATGTGGTGGCTAGAGCTCGAGAATTACCCTCAATCATCAGTGAACCTTTATAAACGCATTGTTCCCAAGAGAGTCGCATCTGATATTATCCTCTGGATAATATGCTCCGGAACAAATGCAAGCCTGTGGTTGGCTCATGACATGTTTCCAAATATCACAAAACCAGAGTATGATTAAGAGCTGGAGTCTGGTTTTGGGTTGGTCCTAAATATAAAGCGGCTAGTTTTGTTTTAGGACTAAATCTAAACTACACAACCCGCCACGTTGAATTTGAATACTCTGTGCATGCAGTTGCGTACACGGATCCATCATCATTACATATCTGTAATATATGTCTCGTGTAAGCATTGCATGGGTGTGCCGTGCCACTGTGTATGTGGATCCTTGAATATATACATCCTTGGTTATATTTGAAATATTGTCTTATCTAATTTTCATGTTAAAGTTCATTTTTTTATTGCCTAAAGACTCTAAAACCTTAGTAATCCATCAAAAGTCTTCGGGTGAAATCATTAGAATCTCAGTTTGAAACTTCACTGTTCTAGGACATATATGTTACTCAATTTGTTTATTTTAGTAGTACGACTGAAAATATCATACAAATTGAAAACAGACACATCGTATTGATTCGCTAACTCCACTAACCGATGTAAGTATTTGTAATATTTTTTATCTTAAAATAAGAATCTGAATATGTATATAAATCGTTTTTGGTTTACATAATAATAAGAAGCTAGAAACAAGCTGTGCGAGAAAACTTTTTGTTCCAGATTGCTAGACAAAGTCCACCTTCTTTCTTAGGCAAACAAACTGTTTCCCATGCCACTCTTGCGTTATATTTTTGCCTTCAATAGAGCCTTTCCAGAGAAATGCAGCAGATAGGGAGTTACTTTGCTTAATGCATTGAGAGGGCAGAATGAACTCCGCACACCATGAGTTAGCAATCCTGAAATCATTTAAATGTTTTGTGCTTGCATAGATTTAATTGCGAGAACAGAACTAGATGATCGACATGTCCTTCAACAGAGTCAATAAATCTGTACAGAATTTACATTTCTTCCCATTAATTTTAAGATACTGTTTATTAAATTTTAAGATACTGTTTATCTTTAACTAGGTAGAGATCCGCGCCTTGCGCGGGATGAGATTGTGTGGCGAAAAATAAATTAAATTTTTACATTTGTTGTTAATTTATAAAATATAGTTTATGGATTAGTTATGTAATACCATATTTTTATTTGTAATTATTAACTACAGGTGATTTAAATATATTTTTAATTTGAAAAATAGTAGTAAACATTTTGGTATATATTTATAGTCATATCTCTGTATATGTAATTATTAGAAAATACCATCCCGATTATACCTTTAATTTTAATCTCATCAAATATTTGGATCTGATTTACATGATCTGGGCCAGGGAGGTCTTAAAATTCTAATGGGCTGATATTACATTTTTATGGGCGATCGGTTTGATGCTAGTTACTTGTTTTTGTAAAACGATTGGGTAAACAACAAAAGCTTTACAAAAAAATTAAGTTGATCTAACCGATCGGAAAAAAATATCTCCTTTCATATCCTTTTTTTTTATCGAAAACTGTTCTTCTCTTATATCCTGAAATCGGAAAGGGTCAAGTTAAATCGAGACAATCTTTTCTTTTTGGTGATCATAACTCTTCTTTGTCATTCTAACCCAGATTATTCTACAATTATTAGAAATAATCGCCAATATTCTTCTTCCTTTCTCCAAATAGTTCCCTTTTTACATCGACAATCTCTTCTTTCCGACAAACTATGAAGTAATTAGCCTTCCGACAGCGATCTATGGGTTAATTCAATTGACAATTGATTTCATTTGCTGTGAGTATTCATTACGATTGTCTTCTGCGCGAGTGAGGCAATCGTCTCCTCTATCTCTTCGTTGAAAAGGTATTGACTTTTAACTCTGTTCACATATTAACTCTGTAACTATTCATCTACTATCTTCAAGTGTTATTAATTATAATGTTAATATCAACTAAATCATGCCTTCGTTTAGATTATAAACTATTCAACGCCCATCTCCAACATATGTAAGCGAATAACCTCATTGTTAGGTTTTGTTTACCGTATGATATGCAGATAATATCCACAACCTTGCAGAAATTTATACGAAGACTATATTTCAAAAGGAAAATACATTGGACTATGATGCTTACGGATTACTACATTTTTAATGGTTCATGAAAATGACAGGTAAATGTCATTGATGCCTATTATATGTTTATAGATTTGCAAAGTATATAAACTATGTATAAATTCTAATAAACATAGACAGTAACATGACTAAAAAAATAAGAAACAAAAATTGATCTGATAAACAGAGTTCGAGAAAAAATAGAGGTTTCAAATTACCAATTTATTTAGTTCAACAAAAAAATTAAAAGAAACTTAAGCAAAAGAAATTAAAGATCCAAAACAAAAACCCTCAAATGAAAATCAACATGAAAAAAACAACAACTCCCGAAGTAAGATAAGCATCTAAGGTTGTACTTCTCGAAATAACTCATCAGCTCGGGCCATTTAGGATTACATGTGAATGTTATAAAGAGATCTGGAAACCCAAAATATTTGCATATAGACATTGCATCCAAATACATCTTATGCATGTACCTCGGACCACCCGTGAATGACGAAGGAATGATGATACGGTTACCTTCAATGGCCACAGTAGAATTGCCATCATTTGCAGCAGTCACGAACTTGCTAAACTTCAACGTCCTTAAGTTTGACTGATTTTTTCAGATATACCTAAGACGATGGCTTTCGATCATAGTATAAGCATCCACCAGAAACTGTTGGAGTAAACGGCGTGAAAGTAGAAGAACCTGAGAACCAACTTCACGAACCATAATCCGATAAGCAAAAAACTCCCTCATACTTATATTTGGTTTTTTGTTTTTGTTGAGACCCGTGAAACCATTTTTTATACCTAACCGAAAGCCATCTTCTCCATAAGGAAATATGAGTGGATATTGAAGTGGAAGATAGCAAGGATACAACTCACTAATCCTTTTCAGCTTTCCAGAATTCTTTTCCAGAATAATATCACGTTTGTCCATATTTTCCTGAAAATTCCAACCACTAATGCAGCAACTTCAGAAGAAGTAGGTAGATTGTAAACACGACCATCTTTAACTCGACTGTGGATTAGAACCAGAGACAACTCTTCACGTTCTCCTTCGTCATTAAATCTGTCCATAGCACTCCTGAACGTCTTCACATGTACATTAGAGTCCCTTAGCATGTTCATTAGCTCCTCAACCAAATCTTCTCTAATCTTGCTTTTCTGAGAATTCCCACTGGTCAGAAATAAAATAAAAATATTAACAACGAATAATAAAAGAGTTCAAAAGCAATTTATAATTAGCAAACAAAAAATATATCACAACTTCCAATCTAAAGTACCTCAAAGCAGCAATCCGATTTTGAACTTCGTTTTCTGTATCATGAATATATAACTGGGAGAACTTAGCAGATTCAGTGGGCTTAGGCTTCATACTACCAATTAAGTGGAAATTCTCCCCATGAAGTTTAAAAACCTTAGAACCTTTTCCCATATTGACTGAATTATCAATTTTACCACCAAGAGACGTAAAGGAAAACATCATATTTAGAGGTCTAATATTTTGTTGGTAATGCCTACTGATAGCATCGTCCTTCGTTAGCAGATCCTGCAAAAATTCTGGTGGTTCTTGTAGAAGAGGAAGCTTGATTTTTCCTCGCATACAACACATTGTAAAAACAGGAATACTTGCATGCCTGCTCTTACTAACCCATTCATTATACCAAAAAAGAGCCTGGCATTTTGGACACTTGAAAGTTAGATCACCATCATCTTTATAAGCTACAAAACCAATTAAGAAAAAACATAAAGCTGTGTAGTTTTAATACTTAGGAGAGTGTTGGTAATCTTACATATTTGCATAAAGAAATAAATTACGGATTTCTAACATTAAATGTACCTGTCTCTCTTAAACCGTTACTTGAAACAATAGGTCTCGAGTTTAGCGAGTTTGCCGAGATTTTTTCCTTCGCAGGACCTAACATCCCTGTGAGTCGAACACATATTATATTTACAGGAACAAAATTAGTATAACCTAGTAAACATAGTTGCTTTCAAACAAATAATGAGACAGACATATGGTGCATTGTTTGGATTGTAATGGTGAAGATGTCAAGTAATACAATACACGTACCTTTTTTTTAGTATTTTTACTGCAGACTATAGGAGGGGTTAGTGTTTTTGGCGGTATTTTCTTATTCAGACGACTTAACATCTCGGCAAAAGCTTTTTCCGCTTTTGAAACCAATTCATATTTTTTCTGTGCATCACGTTTAGTTACTTCTGAGGTGATGTCATCACTTGTATCTGAATCAGAAAGAATCTCTCCACCTTCATTACTCGAATAATCCCATAAATCATCACAGCTATCTGAAACCAAAAATTAGAGTACCACAAAAATTGATTAGGTCTTAACTCTTTAAGCTTCCATCAACATACAATAGCAACATCACGCTTCAAATTGTCAAATTCAAATAAAAAGGTGACCTGATGAATCAGTGTCCACTGTTATAGCTGTAGAAGTGACCACCAAATTTATGAGATTAGTAGCTCTTGAGGATTTTGGATGACAGTTGTTTTCTTTGACAGTAGGCTGAAATGTAACTTGAGAATCACAGTAGGTACCCTGAGATCTGGTGTTTTCTGTGCTAGAAATCTTTTCATAATTACGAACACTGCAATTTGACAATTGCATTTTTTTAATTACATTCGACGCACTTCCTCTCTCAGACTTCTCCCAGCGTCTGCTCTTATTTTTGGCAGAGCAAGATTGTTCTATTTTGAATCAAAGAATATAACATACAAATTAATCATTGGTCTTAGAGATAAATATGTCAAAATAATGATGGATGATCTGTTCAATAAACAGTTCGAATCACCTAAAACTACACACTAAAATAAGGGTACTATTATACATATTATTAATAATATTATAAAGGTCTAAATGTATGAACTGAATGATATGTGGTACCTCCTTCAATTTGTCTGGCTGATACTGGTTGTGTGGCTCCTACAAATTGGACGTTCACAATCTCTGACTGAGAAACCTCTGTGATTCCTAAATTCGTCTTATTTCGTTTTTGAAGCAATTTGAGACGCCTTTCTTTCCTTGCATCTTTTGTTATATTGATACTCGAATTTGTTATGTCACGTAAAGCATTGGGATTTCCGTCTATGCTTATATCTTCACGCATAGAGAATTCCAAACAAAATCAATAAAAAGACATGATTTAAACAAACAATTATTTGAAGCTCTAGAATACCTTGCTTTCTTCTCTTCGCATGCGCTGTTACATTTTGATTTTCACATCTTTTTTTCTTAGTATTATTGTTCATATTGAGTAACTTGCTTTTTGTTCTTCTAGAGCTCCAAGGTTCAGGGTCTGCATTGATTTTCAACCATTGTTTAGGGAAACAATTTTCTTGTATAAATTAAATATTATAGAAAAGTGTTTATATAGAAACCAACTTATATGATTAGGGTCAGCTATGGAAAGTTCTATCAATTAGTAGAGATGCAAGGAAACTCAACGTATTAGTCAAAAGTGGAAAACCATACATTGTGTAATAATTAATTTTCAAGTAACTGAATTCATGCATTAATTTAATTGTCATAGATAAAAAATAACTTACATGTGTCATGTATATTTTATATAAGCATTAGATAATTACCAAAATTATAACTGAGGATTATATTCAACGAAAATTCAATATTTTTTGTCATATAGTCTACTTTATGTCTGTTTGCCATCTATTCAAAAAGAACGACGATGTATGAGTACCTTCACTCATGCTTCTCTTTAAAGAAACTAATCATTATACTTAAAACCTCTACGGATAAACAATGCTGCAGCGGATACTACTGTCTAGAAAATTGGTGATTTATGGTTTTGATTTGTCTACCAGGATTTAGGTAGCATTCTCTGTTTTAATCATATATATACTTAATAACTTCTCTATAATTTGGATGAATTAATATATTTAATTGCATTGTCTTCTATGTACACAGGGTGCAAACTAACCATTCTTTCTTGTTTTCATACAGATTTATGGCGTTATTAACAGTCTCACAAGTGGAAGGAATATGCTGGATCCAATGAATTCGACTCTAAGGAACGACATTACCAATAGGTAAATATATCTACTTTATATATGTGCCTAAATTTTATAGTATTTTTTTTTAATAGGCGCAGATATAGGTTGCAAATAAAAATGACAGTAGACACATATAAAAACATAGAGGCTTCATATTACCATATAAAATTCCAAAGACAAAACCTAAATCAAAGAAAGCAATCCAAAAACTAATAAAAACGAAATGCAGAAAACAAATTCCAAATTGAAGCCTCTACTCAAACAGTCGTTAAACGAACTTTTCAGACACTTTTTTCATTCTTCTCCTTCTTGACTTTGATAATACACGCAGATCTTGTAACAGAATTCTGATCAAAAGCATCCTCCAAGTTAATGATTGGTGGTCTAGTCCGCTTGGCTGGTGTCAGATCATTAGACTCAGCCTGCTGAGATGATCCGCCATGTATCATCAGAGACCCCTTCATTAAAAAAAGTAACTACGATCAATTCAAAATGATAAACTATGATAATATACGTATAGATAGAAAGTAGATCAAGTTATCACAACCTCAGGTGCATCAGACAAAGCGGAAAATGTCCCTCCAAATGTGTTCTCACTTTCCTAGAAAGCCCAACTGACAAAGTTAGACAAAAGAAAACACATAAAATCTTCTCAATATTCAACAATCCCTTAAAAATACTAACCGTTGGTGATCCAATGGCATCAAACTCATTAATCCATCCTATGTTTGTCATGATCTTGAGAACTTTGTAAGTGGAATGCTTATATAAATAATTCTCCCTTTCAATACCAATCTTGAAAAGAAAGGTTTTTCCAACCAAATCTGTAAGAATAGGTGGCAACACATCTGGGTCCTGGATCTTTTATACAAATAAGAACATGCAATAAGTTAGCCAAGATATTCACGGTGTCAAATACCATAAAATATATTAATCACATTTCGAAATCATACCTCATCAGTAATTGGGCCAGTTAGCTCAATGCATGGTTTGTGTAGAAGTTGCAGTGCAAGATTATCAAACAGCACGAACTTGGTGTTATTTGTTGCATCAAGTACAACCAAATGCAATCTGTACCTAAGTATAACAATGAAAAACCATTCAGACGCTCAAGTCGTATATATTGTATAATGAGACCAAACTTAATACACGGATAGTAATAAAGAATACCTCGGCAACAGAATTTGGTTGGCATTTTTGCACTTCACACAATAGTAATTGTGACCGCCAACATTGAACTCATCTTCATCTTCCATGTCATTAGGCACTGTCAATACCTTTTTCGCACACACCTTACAACTTAAGTAATACCAGCCCATGTCAGAATCA
Coding sequences within:
- the LOC106296073 gene encoding UPF0725 protein At1g02770-like isoform X2, with amino-acid sequence MGGRWRRKKKQELLVVGSEYRERRRSYWLWAKKIKSEEEIIRKRKDAETAELWRKGFDMGELRDHRDWGMHEFSGGKDCLLVVQLYAKVGLHRYNVLEGTNLQLHEIEKYNREGTYMPARYYITLLAAEEDPSATPASLVTFQTELYERKCCTLNLTCLIARLKGTKSTGNMGRHFRDDRDLPEWPDDKCSSRFLYEVMESEWEENDWIGLYLQVAIVTTDRRDYTYKPNLSGLKILNVVVETEENLPKETLLKCFPSVVVYISYDQDLGGDNGVCKRRAIVRRTVDLISKCFCLVGDTLPLP
- the LOC106296073 gene encoding UPF0725 protein At1g02770-like isoform X1, with protein sequence MGGRWRRKKKQELLVVGSEYRERRRSYWLWAKKIKSEEEIIRKRKDAETAELWRKVRETDGFDMGELRDHRDWGMHEFSGGKDCLLVVQLYAKVGLHRYNVLEGTNLQLHEIEKYNREGTYMPARYYITLLAAEEDPSATPASLVTFQTELYERKCCTLNLTCLIARLKGTKSTGNMGRHFRDDRDLPEWPDDKCSSRFLYEVMESEWEENDWIGLYLQVAIVTTDRRDYTYKPNLSGLKILNVVVETEENLPKETLLKCFPSVVVYISYDQDLGGDNGVCKRRAIVRRTVDLISKCFCLVGDTLPLP